Proteins found in one Oncorhynchus mykiss isolate Arlee chromosome 3, USDA_OmykA_1.1, whole genome shotgun sequence genomic segment:
- the LOC110503589 gene encoding zinc finger protein 37 homolog isoform X3, protein MSKIELLRVFLNQRLIAAADEIFGVVEETIAEYQEEVSRTKEENRRLLITLDILTKPDKLHRQEDLQQLTVTVSDEVVSPEQQEWIPSLGQKDPEPTRMKDEQDEPRTSQEDENNFNEFINSYGCVSSGYYQDPTQPSHGERYSLPSTSTEQIKTEPYVEDYGVSEPIREPQPFSAVDTECSAAQSENRGHIDRMECGGPLSGLMLKPLKSKRTKTVKGQSSHSVKDRKLNHLKSHSRPSVSWDAAPSCKVCGKQFDSMASLLNHVQAHTQDKEHLCGVCGKFCQSTESMMDHLQTHIGAKCCHVCGKYFAWDAFLKRHLRSHTGEKPFRCHHCGKGFSQSGNLAVHMKSHSGEKPHRCRVCGKCFSRNPDLTVHIRTHTGVEPYKGSIVAKDSSRIITGNYT, encoded by the exons ATGTCTAAAATAGAGTTATTGAGAGTATTTCTAAACCAGAGATTGATAGCGGCAGCTGATGAGATATTTGGTGTCGTTGAAGAAACGATAGCAGAGTACCAGGAAGAGGTTTCTCGCACAAAGGAGGAGAACAGGCGTCTACTGATCACGCTTGATATCCTTACTAAACCAGATAAGTTACATAGACAAGAAG acctccagcagctcactgtcactgtgtctgaTGAGGTGGTTTCCCCTGAGCAGCAGGAGTGGATCCCCAGCCTGGGGCAGAAGGACCCAGAACCCACACGGATGAAAGATGAACAGGATGAACCAAGAACCAGTCAGGAGGATGAGAATAATTTCAATGAGTTTATCAATTCTTACGGCTGTGTATCAAGTGGCTATTATCAGGACCCAACTCAGCCCTCACATGGAGAGAGATACTCTCTACCCAGCACCTCAACTGAACAGATCAAAACAGAACCTTATGTAGAAGACTATGGTGTATCAGAACCAATCAGAGAGCCCCAGCCCTTCTCTGCAGTAGATACTGAGTGTTCTGCAGCTCAGAGTGAAAACAGAGGACATATTGACAGGATGGAGTGTGGAGGACCTCTGTCAGGTCTAATGTTAAAGCCACTAAAATCAAAGAGAACAAAGACAGTAAAAGGACAAAGTTCTCATAGTGTTAAGGACAGGAAATTGAACCATCTAAAATCACACTCGAGACCCAGTGTAAGCTGGGATGCTGCTCCTAGTTGTAAGGTATGTGGAAAGCAATTTGACTCCATGGCGTCTTTATTAAATCATGTACAAGCGCACACACAGGATAAAGAACATCTTTGTGGTGTGTGTGGAAAATTCTGTCAGTCCACAGAAAGTATGATGGATCACCTACAAACTCACATCGGAGCAAAGTGTTGTCATGTTTGCGGTAAATATTTTGCTTGGGATGCTTTCCTGAAAAGGCATTTGAGGagtcatacaggggagaagccgtTTCGCTGTCATCATTGTGGCAAAGGATTCAGTCAGAGTGGAAACCTGGCGGTGCATATGAAGAGCCACTCTGGGGAGAAACCACATCGCTGCCGTGTTTGTGGCAAATGTTTCAGCAGAAACCCTGATCTTACAGTGCACATCAGGACTCATACAGGAGTGGAACCATATAAGGGCAGTATTGTGGCCAAGGATTCAAGCAGAATTATCACCGGAAACTACACATGA
- the LOC110509712 gene encoding uncharacterized protein LOC110509712, which translates to MVHEMTKENRDLPLINQHMQKTFALRRQEIVQSSPTVEHLRTRWPALFLEAQVHAEFQRITNQSLQQTFYSALDHHTPRLLTLFREEEGKSTTHGGKFSSILRVYNEQFTSQGENNITVARSAVLAGLPLLLRKDSSDVFKICEVGELSNPGILDGVSILSVVGQHNEVVGGMPIRPAHVSIVLEDKIVMTNSRSWPDALVVVFGLLFSLHLNYPKALGSTFEFMQKVFLNLDDGKLKPKLLALKNELLA; encoded by the exons ATGGTCCACGAGATGACGAAAGAAAACAGAGACCTGCCactcatcaatcaacacatgcAGAAGACATTTGCTCTCCGACGCCAAGAAATAGTTCAATCCAGTCCCACGGTAGAGCATCTCAGAACACGCTGGCCAGCACTCTTCCTCGAAGCCCAG GTACATGCTGAGTTTCAGAGAATCACCAACCAGAGCCTGCAGCAGACGTTCTACTCTGCCTTGGACCACCACACGCCCCGCCTGCTGACCCTgttcagggaggaggaggggaagtcCACCACCCATGGAGGGAAGTTCTCAAGCATCCTGAGAGTGTACAACGAGCAG TTCACTTCACAGGGAGAAAATAACATCACCGTGGCCCGTTCTGCAGTCCTGGCTGGTCTCCCTTTGTTGTTACGAAAggatagttctgatgtcttcaaaATCTGCGAG GTGGGAGAACTCAGCAACCCTGGTATTCTGGATGGAGTTTCCATTCTCTCAGTGGTGGGCCAGCACAATGAGGTGGTGGGTGGTATGCCCATCAGACCGGCCCATGTATCCATTGTCCTTGAGGATAAGATCGTCATGACTAACTCCCGCTCCTGGCCAGACGCTCTCGTGGTTGTTTTTGGGctactcttctccctccatctgaacTACCCCAAAGCCCTGGGCAGCACCTTTGAGTTCATGCAGAAAGTCTTCCTGAACCTCGACGATGGAAAACTGAAGCCCAAGCTGCTAGCGCTGAAAAATGAACTGTTGGCCTAA
- the LOC118945807 gene encoding zinc finger protein 37 homolog, with protein sequence MSKMDFLRVFLNQKLIAAAEEIFGVVEETIAEYQEEVSHTKEENRRLRSMLDIRSKPQIKLHRRADLQQLTVAVSDEQQEWSPSLGQKDPQPTRMKDEQGEPRTSQEDENNFNEFINSYGCVSSGYYQDPTQPSHGERYSLPSTSTEQIKTEPYVEDYGVSEPIREPQPFSAVDTECSAAQSENRGHIDRMECGGPLSGLMLKPLKSKRTKTVKGQSSHSVKDRKLNHLKSHSRPSVSWDAAPSCKVCGKQFDSMASLLNHVQAHTQDKEHLCGVCGKFCQSTENMMDHLQTHIGAKCCHICGKYFAWDTFLKRHLRSHTGEKPFHCQDCGKGFTQRGHLNLHMRSHTGEKPHQCQDCGKCFSQNTSLIVHMRTHTGEKPYMCPVCRKCFTTSSMLKKHQTAHKHIGAMNVANATMDSDHTEPREEGLQEGEQMTVPCVGGANRTADRDVIGESGLSPPRDTAL encoded by the exons atgtctaaaatggATTTCTTGAGAGTGTTTCTCAACCAGAAATTGATAGCGGCAGCTGAAGAGATATTTGGTGTCGTTGAAGAAACGATAGCAGAGTACCAGGAAGAGGTTTCTCACACAAAGGAGGAGAACAGGCGTCTACGGAGCATGCTGGATATTCGTTCTAAGCCACAGATCAAGTTACATAGACGAGCAG ACCTCCAGCAGCTCACTGTCGCTGTGTCTGATGAGCAGCAGGAGTGGAGCCCCAGTCTGGGGCAGAAGGACCCACAACCCACACGGATGAAAGATGAACAGGGTGAACCAAGAACCAGTCAGGAGGATGAGAATAATTTCAATGAGTTTATCAATTCTTACGGCTGTGTATCAAGTGGCTATTATCAGGACCCAACTCAGCCCTCACATGGAGAGAGATACTCTCTACCCAGCACCTCAACTGAACAGATCAAAACAGAACCTTATGTAGAAGACTATGGTGTATCAGAACCAATCAGAGAGCCCCAGCCCTTCTCTGCAGTAGATACTGAGTGTTCTGCAGCTCAGAGTGAAAACAGAGGACATATTGACAGGATGGAGTGTGGAGGACCTCTGTCAGGTCTAATGTTAAAGCCACTCAAATCAAAGAGAACAAAGACAGTAAAAGGACAAAGTTCTCATAGTGTTAAGGACAGGAAATTGAACCATCTAAAATCACACTCGAGACCCAGTGTAAGCTGGGATGCTGCTCCTAGTTGTAAGGTATGTGGAAAGCAATTTGACTCCATGGCGTCTTTATTAAATCATGTGCAAGCGCACACACAGGATAAAGAACATCTTTGTGGTGTGTGTGGAAAATTCTGTCAGTCTACAGAAAATATGATGGATCACCTACAAACTCACATTGGAGCAAAGTGTTGTCATATTTGTGGTAAATATTTTGCTTGGGATACTTTCCTGAAAAGGCATTTGAGGagtcatacaggggagaagccgtTTCACTGTCAAGATTGTGGCAAAGGATTTACTCAGCGTGGACACCTAAACTTACATATGAGGagccacacaggggagaaaccacaTCAATGCCAAGATTGTGGCAAATGTTTCAGCCAGAATACATCTCTGATAGTGCACATGAGgactcacacaggggagaagccatacaTGTGTCCTGTGTGTAGAAAATGCTTTACCACATCAAGTATGTTGAAGAAGCATCAGACAGCTCACAAACATATAGGTGCCATGAATGTGGCCAATGCCACAATGGATTCAGACCATACAGAGCCACGTGAAGAGGGTTTACAGGAAGGAGAACAAATGACTGTGCCCTGTGTGGGGGGAGCGAATCGGACAGCAGACAGAGATGTGATAGGAGAATCAGGACTTAGCCCTCCTCGGGACACTGCTCTCTGA